The genomic stretch GGCAACAGAATCCCGCTTGTGCCCAGAGATAAGTTTTCATCGAAACTTACTTACATATGGAGAGGTCTTACCGCCAACGCCATTTTGACATATTTAGGCCCTCGGTATCTCATAAGCGACCAGCAGAATCAGCTTCCCATGCTTCCAGGGACGACCCTTATTGACCTTAATGTGAAATACACGTTTAAAGGAACGCAGGCCTACTTCGGCATAAAGAATGTCACAGGGAAACGGTACAGCGAGTATGGGGCGGCAAGCTATACCTTTGGCGGCCTGCCGGTAAGAAACTTTTATCCCTCCGCCGAGAGGCAGTTTGTAGCAGGGTTGTCGTATGCTTTTTGAGAAGGCGGCCCCAATGGGCGCTGGGGCAGTCTCATTTCCCGTTCCGGCCGGGATGTCCCCGTCGTCGTGAAGGCAAGCCGTACGCCCAAATCCCATATTGACGAAGGTTTTCGGGGGTGGTAAAAATGGGAGTCCTGAGGCTCTGCGTGGGTGTCGGGCAAAAGGCAATTCATGAGGAGAGAAGAGAGGCGGCGGGGCGGCAGAGCCACTTTAGGGAAGTGTTTAAACAGTTTTCTGATATTTTCAGGAGGGATTACTTGGGCAGCAAAGCGCATGCGGCAGGTCTTTATGTGATGTTGTCTTTCATTTTCCTTATCATGTGCCTTGTGGCGGCCCTTGCCCGGTTTTCAGGCGCTTCCTCGCTCCCCCCGCAAAGGATAGTCTCTTTGGGCCCTGCCGTTACGGAAAAGCTGTACCTTCTGGGCCTGGAGAAGAACATCGCAGGTGTTACGGTCTATTGCCAAAGGCCCAAAGCGGCACTGGAAAAACCCAAGATCGGGACCGTGACCGGGATAAACGTGGAAAAAGTGGCAGCCCTAAAGCCCGATCTCGTTATTGCCACCTCCCTTACCGACCCCAGGTCAGTTAAAAAACTTAAAAACCTTGGGATCAAGGTAGCCGTCTTTGAAGAGCCTGAATCTTTCGATGAAATGAACGGGCAGTTCATAG from Syntrophobacterales bacterium encodes the following:
- a CDS encoding ABC transporter substrate-binding protein, translated to MGVLRLCVGVGQKAIHEERREAAGRQSHFREVFKQFSDIFRRDYLGSKAHAAGLYVMLSFIFLIMCLVAALARFSGASSLPPQRIVSLGPAVTEKLYLLGLEKNIAGVTVYCQRPKAALEKPKIGTVTGINVEKVAALKPDLVIATSLTDPRSVKKLKNLGIKVAVFEEPESFDEMNGQFIEMGRLTGKEREATKIARTSLDKVKRMRAAAKELTRPKVFLQIGANPLFAAAKESLLNDFIEFSDGVNIIQDGKGGLLSRERVLAVNPDVILIVAMEGAVAESEKVRWQRFGTMKAVRDGAVYVMDPYKMCSPTPVTFVEALETVAGLLHPGRRERDRQ